The DNA window CGCTGCCCGATGGATGCGATCATCAGCGCGAAGAAGCAGGTTCATATCATTGAGCAGGATAAGTGTATCCGTTGCGGAGCCTGCTTTGCCGCCTGCCCGCCGCAGTTCAGCGCGATTACGAAGCTGGTCGGCGAGGCTGTTCCCCCGCCTCCGCCGGAAGGTCAGCGGGACGTCGTCAAAAAGGGCAAGGAAGCGACGGCATGACTTGCAGTGAAATAATTGTTTCGGGCTTGGGCAGAAAAAATCTGCCCAGCCCATCTTTTGACCTGCAAACCCGCCTGCCTTTTGATTCAGTATGTCTGACCCTGAAAGACGATACGTTGTTTAATTTTTTAAGTTCAGCTGAATATTTATCCTGCAAGAAAAGGGGAGGTCGCGTCATGCCACTCTACCTTCCTGCTCACGATGAATTTCAGCATTGAATAAACACCACAGTAACACAAGATAAAAAGGAGCGGAAAATGGAAACATACAAGTGTACAAACTGCAATCATTTTTATAATCCGGAACGCGGGGACAAAAAACACGGTATCCCGGCAGGCACAGCCTTTAAGGATATCCCTAACGACTGGCGCTGCCCAGGGTGCGGCAGCGATAAATCCAAGTATAAGCTTGACAAACCTCGCCCCTTCCCCGGCTACGGCCCTACTTTTGAGAAGAAAGACTAAACGTCTTTGGCCGCCTTCAAGCGGTCACCATCGATAAACTCTGGACCCCGTTTGTATTTTTCAAGGAAAACGGCCGATTCGGAACGTCGTCAAAAAGGGCAAAGAAGCGACAGCAAAACAAAGGAAGAAAATATTGATTTCGGACTGGGGCAGAAAAAATCTGCCCCAGTCCAACTTTTCAGGAAGGACTTAGCCCGGCCGGGCTAAGTCCTTCTTTGCGTAAGCCCAGCATGGGCGCACTCCTGCGCTCACTGTTTCCCAACGTAAAAGTAAGTTCTTGAAGTCTTCGACTCTTCTTACCGCCTGCCTGCCATTTAAGTTGACCAGATAGACGCACGCTCGTTATCAAATGTTATTATAAGTAAAAAATAGTCGGATTATATCTCTTGTAATAGTTTCTTCCGTTTGATAATGGAAGTCCATGAGTCATCAGTCATCTGCACTCCTTTGTATCGATCTTCAGCGAGAGTACTTTGATCCCGGACGGCCGCTCTGGGTTCCCGAAGGCGCTTTCGTCCTGACAAACACGGCCAAACTCGTCCATAAAGCTCGGCATATCGGAACGCCAGTGGTGCATGTACGTCATGTGAGTCGGAAGCCTGGCGCGGTTACCTTCGCACCGAACAGCGAATTTCTGGAGTTTCCCGAGGATGTCTCTCCCCGGGATGGGGAGTATGTCATTACAAAATCCCGGCCGGGCGCTTTTTATGAAACCGCTTTGGATGCCCACTTGCAGTCACTTGGAATAACGCGTCTATTCCTCTGCGGTCTGCTCTCCTTTATGTGCGTGGACACGACAGCCCGTGAAGCTCACGCGAGAGGGTACGAAGTGATCTTTGTTCGTGACGCCACAGCAGCGCTTCCAATAGGCGATTTGTCGGCTGATGTCATACATAGGGTGGTTTGCGCAATCCAGGGGTGGATGTTTTCCAAGGTCGTGTGCACGGATGATGCGATAAAACTTCTTACAGGAGAGCCATGTGATTAAAAAAAATTATCGTGCAGTAGCCCTCTATTCCGGGGGGGTCGATTCGACGGTCGCTCCACTCCTTGCTTTAGAAGACCTCGGCCTCCAACGGGAAGAGATGCTCTTGCTCTACGTCGACTTAGGCGGTTTTGCCAACCGAAAGAGCAGGGCCGAGCAACGAGCGAAGGTCCTCGGTCTGGACTACACCTCTCTTGATGGACGAGCCGACTTCGCCCGAAATTTCTTATCGCAGGCGATTTTGATGAACGGCTCCTATTGGGGATATCCACTGATCACGCCGCTCTCCCGGGCATACATCGTCGAAGCGGCGGCTGCTTACCTCACGTTCGAGGGTGGTGAAACGAGATACTTGATCAACGGCTGTACACGATACCAGAATACGCGCTACCGGATCGAGAAACATTGCACTCTGCATCCGCACTTTATTGCGGTGACGCCTTTTAAATATCGATACATGACCCGTCAGGAAAAAATAGAAGTTCTTCAGCAATATGGCATGACACCCGGAAAAAGCGCCGGCATTGCCGAGGATGAGAACCTTTGGGGACGAGCCCTGGAAGGGGGGCCTCTGAATGACCTTGATGACGTCGAGGCAAAGGGGGTGTTTCATGTCACACAGGACTTTCGGTCATCGTCTCTCCCTCCCGATCGCTTATCCCTTCGTTTCGCGGACGGATTACCCATTGCCATCGATAGCAAATCGATGTCTTTGCACGAGATCATCGAACAGTGCGCAATAATCGGAGCAAAACATGGGGTAGGCAGGATTGTTGTCTTCGAGGACACGATCCCTGAACTCGGGTACAAGGAACGGGGCGTTTACGAATCACCGGCCAGTGCTATTCTTTACGCCGCCCATCAATTTATCGAGGACGCCGTTCTGACCCTTTCCGAACGTGTCCTGAAACGGGACATGGACCAGCAATGGGCGGAAATTGTCTATCGTGGAGGCTGGTATGACGCAAACCGCCGCGAGTTGTCAGACCTTGCCCGCAGCTTCCACTCCAAGGTATCCGGAGAAGTCACCGTCGAGGTATTTCTCGGACATGTCCGGGTCCTGAATGCGGATATTCCTAACTGCAAGATCCTGGGACCCCAGGCGATCGCAGGCCACGATTAATTCGGAGATAGAGTCCTCCTTCCGGTCTGAGAGAAAGAGGAAGCCACATCATCATGAGAAAACAGACGGAACATGCCGAAAAATTAGAGAGGATGTATTCTCTGGAAGAGGGAAGAGTCCAGGGAACGGGCCGATGGGCGAAATTCCCTCTCTTCTGGTTCCACTTGTTTCTGTCGTACAAGTGTACAAGAAGGTGTGAATATTGTTATGCCTTCAATCAGGTCGGCGATGAAAGTCCCTTGGAGATGGATGAAAAAACCTTTTCGCGACTGCTGGAGTGGATTCCGGAAGTCTGGAAGGTAAATCAGATCAAGGTAAATTCCGTTATTTTTCTCGGTGGCGAACCCTTGTTGAGAACGGACAGAATCAGGAAAGTGATGGATTCCGTCTTTGAGAATACCGATGGCATGCAGGCGTCCCTCTATACGAATGGGGATCTGATCGATTCCGTCTATTGGGAGGATCTGGAAGACATTCAGTATATCATCACCAATGCCGCGGATACCGCGATTGAAGAATTGTCGAGAAGGATGAAGATCGTCAGCGAGAGATCCAACGTGATGGGGCAGACGGTTGTTGCTACGTTGGATGATTACAATCTGGAGCGGCTTCTCGACCTGTCAAGGTTCGGCGTAGAAAATGGATATCGGTTACGGTTCCAAAGGGACATGTACAGGGGATCGGATGGGGCCTACAGAACAAGATTATTGAAGAAATATCATGAATTATGTGACTTGCTGGAAGGTTATATCGTTGAGGGATACGATGTCAAGATGACCTTCCTGCTGGATTTCCTGATCCCCGAATGGGAGAGCGAATTTTCTCCCTATGGTTGTGGGAAAAGACTCGTCACGATCCATCCTGACGGAACGGTCACGTCCTGTATCCGGGAACATTCCCGTCTATCGGGGACCATCTTTGACCCGGATCCTTTAAAAGCCATCCAATGTCCTCTCTATTACTACGAGGTATCGGAACCGGACATTCCCGGGGAATGCAGGCAGTGTGAGGTCAAAACGGCCTGTCAGGGAGGATGTCCCCACGATAAACTGCTCCTGACCGGTACGAGGGCGGGAAAATCGGTTCTCTGCGAGATTCACAGGGAAATTATTCCCCGGTTGAGATTCTTGAACCGACTGAAGAAAGAAAGAGTTCATCAAGAGAATTAAAAATCACCCCTTAATGTTCCGTATCGGGATGCCGGTGATAGACATAATGGGAATGGCGGTGGGTGTGCAAGGTCTTTCCGTGGTAGTGCATGTGTTCGTGGATAAGATTCACCTTCAGTAGCAGATCCTCATCCTGCAGGATTTCTTCTGCGGAACCGATCGTCTCGATGGAGTGCTCCTCGGAGAGGACGGCCACGGTGGGCTGGAATTCAGAAATGAGGGTCAGGTCATGGGTGCTGATCAGGATCGTCTTTCCCGCCTGACTGAGTTCAAAGATCAGCTCCGTCAGAAAACACTGCGTCCTTGGATCAAGGCCGTTGGCCGGTTCATCGAGCAGCAGGACCTGAGGATTCATGGTCAGAACGGAGCCGAGGGCAACCCGCTTTTTTTCTCCGCCGGACAGCATGTAGGGAGGCCTGTCCCGGAGCCCTTCAAGGCCGAGCATCTTCATGACCTCCTCGACCCGGTCTTTTGATTCCCTCTTGCAGATCCCCAGCTGCAGGGGACCAAAGATCAGTTCGTCAAAAACGGTGGGGCAGAAAAGCTGCACATCGGAATCCTGGAAGATGTAGCCCACCCCTGCCCGGAAAAACCGAAGAAAAATTCCATCCTTCAGGGATTTTTCCGATACTTCCCGCCCCTGGAACGTCACGCTGCCCTGATCCGGAGTAAGAAGACCGCTCATGATCCTCAGCAGGGTTGATTTTCCGCAGCCGTTTGCCCCGATGACCGCGTATCGCTCTCCTTCTTTGATGTTGAGACTGACGTCCACCAGGGCAGGAATCGTGTTGTGGTAGCGGTAGCTGATATTTTTCACGGCAAGAATATCGCCCATAAACCATCCTTAAAAAATCAGAAATAAAACCCCAAGGAAAAAAAGCAGAGAAGTCCAGGCCAGAT is part of the Syntrophus gentianae genome and encodes:
- a CDS encoding 4Fe-4S dicluster domain-containing protein — protein: RCPMDAIISAKKQVHIIEQDKCIRCGACFAACPPQFSAITKLVGEAVPPPPPEGQRDVVKKGKEATA
- a CDS encoding radical SAM/SPASM domain-containing protein; this translates as MRKQTEHAEKLERMYSLEEGRVQGTGRWAKFPLFWFHLFLSYKCTRRCEYCYAFNQVGDESPLEMDEKTFSRLLEWIPEVWKVNQIKVNSVIFLGGEPLLRTDRIRKVMDSVFENTDGMQASLYTNGDLIDSVYWEDLEDIQYIITNAADTAIEELSRRMKIVSERSNVMGQTVVATLDDYNLERLLDLSRFGVENGYRLRFQRDMYRGSDGAYRTRLLKKYHELCDLLEGYIVEGYDVKMTFLLDFLIPEWESEFSPYGCGKRLVTIHPDGTVTSCIREHSRLSGTIFDPDPLKAIQCPLYYYEVSEPDIPGECRQCEVKTACQGGCPHDKLLLTGTRAGKSVLCEIHREIIPRLRFLNRLKKERVHQEN
- a CDS encoding argininosuccinate synthase domain-containing protein yields the protein MIKKNYRAVALYSGGVDSTVAPLLALEDLGLQREEMLLLYVDLGGFANRKSRAEQRAKVLGLDYTSLDGRADFARNFLSQAILMNGSYWGYPLITPLSRAYIVEAAAAYLTFEGGETRYLINGCTRYQNTRYRIEKHCTLHPHFIAVTPFKYRYMTRQEKIEVLQQYGMTPGKSAGIAEDENLWGRALEGGPLNDLDDVEAKGVFHVTQDFRSSSLPPDRLSLRFADGLPIAIDSKSMSLHEIIEQCAIIGAKHGVGRIVVFEDTIPELGYKERGVYESPASAILYAAHQFIEDAVLTLSERVLKRDMDQQWAEIVYRGGWYDANRRELSDLARSFHSKVSGEVTVEVFLGHVRVLNADIPNCKILGPQAIAGHD
- a CDS encoding energy-coupling factor ABC transporter ATP-binding protein; translated protein: MGDILAVKNISYRYHNTIPALVDVSLNIKEGERYAVIGANGCGKSTLLRIMSGLLTPDQGSVTFQGREVSEKSLKDGIFLRFFRAGVGYIFQDSDVQLFCPTVFDELIFGPLQLGICKRESKDRVEEVMKMLGLEGLRDRPPYMLSGGEKKRVALGSVLTMNPQVLLLDEPANGLDPRTQCFLTELIFELSQAGKTILISTHDLTLISEFQPTVAVLSEEHSIETIGSAEEILQDEDLLLKVNLIHEHMHYHGKTLHTHRHSHYVYHRHPDTEH
- a CDS encoding rubredoxin; the protein is METYKCTNCNHFYNPERGDKKHGIPAGTAFKDIPNDWRCPGCGSDKSKYKLDKPRPFPGYGPTFEKKD
- a CDS encoding cysteine hydrolase family protein, whose amino-acid sequence is MSHQSSALLCIDLQREYFDPGRPLWVPEGAFVLTNTAKLVHKARHIGTPVVHVRHVSRKPGAVTFAPNSEFLEFPEDVSPRDGEYVITKSRPGAFYETALDAHLQSLGITRLFLCGLLSFMCVDTTAREAHARGYEVIFVRDATAALPIGDLSADVIHRVVCAIQGWMFSKVVCTDDAIKLLTGEPCD